In the genome of Pseudarthrobacter sp. IC2-21, one region contains:
- a CDS encoding zinc-dependent alcohol dehydrogenase family protein, translating into MRAWWVEEPGPMASGPMRLGERPDPLPGQDEVLLSVRACGVCRTDLHLAEGDLRPRGARRIPGHEVVAEVVGLGAGSNRFRLGDRVGAAWLARTCGSCRFCRRGAENLCLSPTFTGWDTDGGYAELMVAHQDYVYPLPDVFSDEKAAPLLCAGIIGYRALRSSGLPPGGSLGIYGFGGSAHLTAQMAIYEGASVYVMTRSPAAQKLALELGARFAGPADATPPEPLDAAILFAPVGELVPVALRALDRGGTLAVAGIHLSDIPALDYQKDLFQERRLRSVTANTRTDGTEFLALAGRIPLNPTTVAYPWTKADQALLDLSLDRFTGAAVLLRTA; encoded by the coding sequence ATGAGGGCCTGGTGGGTGGAAGAACCCGGCCCCATGGCGTCCGGCCCGATGCGGCTGGGCGAACGGCCGGACCCGCTGCCCGGGCAGGATGAGGTCCTGTTGTCCGTGCGCGCATGCGGGGTCTGCCGGACAGATCTTCACCTTGCCGAAGGAGACCTGCGTCCCCGCGGCGCCCGCAGGATTCCCGGTCATGAGGTGGTGGCCGAGGTGGTGGGGCTGGGAGCGGGAAGCAACCGGTTCCGCTTGGGCGACCGCGTGGGGGCGGCCTGGCTGGCCCGGACGTGCGGATCCTGCAGATTCTGCCGGCGCGGGGCGGAGAACCTTTGCCTCAGTCCCACTTTCACCGGCTGGGACACCGACGGCGGCTATGCGGAGCTGATGGTGGCCCACCAGGACTATGTGTACCCTCTGCCCGACGTGTTTTCGGACGAGAAAGCCGCGCCCCTGCTCTGCGCAGGAATCATCGGTTACCGGGCGCTTCGCAGCTCCGGGCTCCCGCCGGGCGGCAGCCTTGGGATCTACGGCTTCGGCGGTTCAGCCCACCTCACAGCCCAGATGGCCATTTACGAAGGCGCCAGCGTCTACGTCATGACACGGTCGCCGGCGGCGCAGAAACTTGCCCTGGAGCTGGGGGCCAGGTTTGCCGGCCCCGCCGATGCCACGCCGCCGGAACCGCTGGACGCGGCCATCCTCTTCGCTCCCGTCGGCGAACTCGTGCCGGTCGCGCTCCGGGCCCTGGACCGCGGCGGGACCCTTGCGGTGGCAGGAATCCATTTGAGCGACATCCCGGCCCTTGATTATCAAAAGGACCTGTTCCAGGAACGCCGCCTTCGCAGCGTGACCGCCAACACCAGAACCGACGGGACGGAATTCCTGGCGCTCGCCGGGAGAATCCCCCTGAACCCCACCACGGTGGCCTATCCCTGGACAAAAGCAGACCAAGCACTGCTTGACCTGTCCCTGGACCGGTTCACGGGGGCCGCCGTGCTCCTCCGCACGGCCTGA
- a CDS encoding universal stress protein — protein MSESKNILVGIDGSEFSPAALRLAGRLATALDAPLKVLTCLGYSDFYLPERMPPGGDLDTPAELEAIARRLMEQAIERAFGQERPEHLVAVVKVGSPAKVLVEESRDAQLLVVGRRGRGGLLGQLMGSVSAACTAHAHCPVVVVSQEAGEDHGTNP, from the coding sequence ATGAGTGAAAGCAAAAACATCCTGGTTGGAATTGACGGTTCCGAATTCTCCCCCGCGGCGCTGCGCCTCGCCGGCCGGCTGGCCACGGCGTTGGACGCTCCGCTGAAGGTTCTCACATGCCTGGGTTACTCCGATTTCTATCTCCCGGAACGCATGCCCCCCGGCGGTGACCTCGACACCCCCGCGGAACTTGAAGCCATAGCCCGCCGCCTGATGGAGCAGGCCATCGAGAGGGCCTTTGGCCAGGAGCGTCCCGAGCACCTCGTCGCAGTGGTCAAAGTGGGTTCCCCTGCCAAGGTCCTGGTGGAGGAAAGCCGGGACGCCCAGCTGCTCGTGGTGGGCCGTCGGGGCCGCGGAGGCTTGCTGGGGCAGCTCATGGGTTCGGTCAGTGCCGCGTGCACGGCCCACGCGCATTGTCCTGTCGTGGTGGTCAGCCAGGAAGCCGGGGAAGACCATGGAACAAACCCCTGA
- a CDS encoding universal stress protein — protein MEQTPDPDVIVVGVDGSVPSITALRWAQALAPLLNARLRAVTCWQFQIALGTFTPLLWDPEEEARSVCAAAVSEAFDGATPVGLEMVASQGPPAKVLVEESRTARMVVVGSRGRGGFEGLLLGAVSAAVAEHAKCPVLVVHGTDLPSAFSVAPGQLSAEGGGQTGSSHARA, from the coding sequence ATGGAACAAACCCCTGACCCCGACGTCATTGTTGTGGGAGTGGACGGGAGCGTGCCGTCCATCACCGCACTCCGTTGGGCCCAGGCGCTGGCCCCGTTGCTCAATGCCCGTCTGCGGGCGGTCACGTGCTGGCAATTCCAGATTGCCCTGGGCACGTTTACACCCCTCCTCTGGGACCCCGAAGAGGAGGCCCGGAGCGTCTGTGCGGCCGCTGTGTCGGAGGCGTTCGACGGCGCCACTCCGGTCGGGCTCGAAATGGTCGCCTCCCAGGGGCCGCCGGCGAAAGTCCTGGTGGAAGAAAGCAGGACTGCGCGGATGGTCGTGGTGGGCAGCCGCGGCCGGGGCGGATTTGAGGGCCTGTTGCTCGGTGCGGTGAGCGCCGCCGTGGCGGAGCACGCAAAATGCCCCGTCCTGGTGGTGCATGGCACCGACCTGCCGTCCGCGTTCTCCGTTGCTCCCGGGCAGCTCTCCGCAGAAGGGGGTGGCCAGACCGGGTCCAGCCATGCCCGCGCCTGA
- a CDS encoding universal stress protein, which produces MPAPDRIVVGYDGSAEAGAAVRWAARHATYLDCELHVIHCSLWPLLTSDLGPVRGIEGSGLQHQAQTILEQGKAEAVSVAPRVPVHGRLLYGLPAGHLRRIAGDARMLVLGSRGIGGFLGLLVGSVSLELAATASCPVAVIRFDNHPEGRIVVGIDPSGSAGALRLACDLASATGSELMIIHVIRPHDGMAHATGTGREAARRLLLGVAEDAKALAPRVTISQDLVRDASVPRALLNASRGAALIVVGSKGHGLLKGTIGSNAHAVLHHATGPVLISRN; this is translated from the coding sequence ATGCCCGCGCCTGACCGCATTGTTGTTGGCTACGACGGTTCGGCAGAGGCGGGCGCGGCGGTGCGCTGGGCCGCCCGGCATGCCACCTACCTGGATTGTGAACTGCACGTGATCCATTGCTCGCTGTGGCCCCTGCTGACCAGCGACCTTGGCCCGGTCAGGGGAATCGAGGGCAGCGGCCTGCAACATCAGGCCCAGACCATCCTTGAGCAGGGAAAAGCCGAGGCAGTGTCGGTAGCGCCCCGGGTCCCGGTCCACGGCCGGCTCCTGTACGGCCTGCCGGCCGGCCACCTCCGGCGGATAGCCGGCGATGCCCGCATGCTGGTGCTTGGCAGCCGCGGGATAGGAGGGTTCCTGGGTCTCCTCGTGGGATCCGTCAGCCTGGAACTCGCCGCAACGGCCTCCTGCCCTGTTGCGGTGATCCGGTTCGATAACCACCCGGAGGGACGCATCGTAGTGGGAATCGACCCGTCCGGGTCCGCCGGCGCACTTCGGCTTGCCTGCGACCTCGCCAGTGCCACCGGAAGCGAACTGATGATCATCCACGTCATCCGGCCCCACGATGGCATGGCCCACGCAACCGGAACCGGAAGAGAAGCGGCACGCCGTCTCCTGCTGGGGGTGGCTGAGGATGCCAAGGCCCTTGCTCCAAGGGTGACGATCAGCCAGGACCTTGTCCGGGACGCCTCCGTGCCCCGGGCACTCCTCAATGCCTCCCGCGGCGCGGCCCTCATCGTGGTCGGAAGCAAAGGCCACGGCCTCCTGAAAGGAACCATCGGCTCCAATGCCCATGCCGTCCTCCACCATGCGACCGGCCCGGTGCTGATCTCCCGCAACTGA
- a CDS encoding zinc-dependent alcohol dehydrogenase family protein — translation MKAIVYGGPGKKSWTDVPDPAIKNPADAIVKVDTTTICGTDLHILKGDVPAVTEGRILGHEGVGTITEVGSSVTSLKPGDRVIISCIKSCGHCANCKVGLYSHCMGEEGAPGIGWVFGHLIDGTQAEYVRVPYAENSLHLLPPGVSDEQAVMLSDILPTGFEIGVQYGRVKPGDTVAVIGAGPVGLAAIATAGLYGAATIIAVDLDGNRLEKSREFGATHVVRSGDADWKEQVLALTDGQGVDVAIEAVGIPTTFSMCTDIVRPGGNIANVGVHGKSVELHVENLWIQNINISMGLVNANTTPMLLKLVAQQKLPAEKFATHRFSFDQFLEAYDTFARAAETSALKVVISA, via the coding sequence ATGAAAGCTATCGTTTACGGCGGCCCCGGGAAGAAATCCTGGACCGATGTGCCCGATCCGGCGATTAAGAATCCGGCCGATGCCATCGTCAAGGTGGACACCACCACCATCTGCGGCACTGACCTGCACATCCTCAAGGGCGACGTACCGGCCGTGACGGAAGGACGGATCCTGGGCCACGAAGGCGTGGGCACCATCACGGAGGTCGGCTCGTCAGTGACCAGCCTCAAACCCGGCGACCGCGTCATCATCTCGTGCATCAAGTCCTGCGGCCACTGCGCCAACTGCAAAGTGGGCCTTTATTCGCACTGCATGGGCGAGGAGGGAGCCCCGGGCATCGGCTGGGTGTTCGGCCACCTGATCGACGGTACCCAGGCCGAATACGTGCGCGTCCCCTACGCCGAGAACTCCCTGCACCTGCTGCCGCCCGGGGTCAGCGACGAACAGGCCGTGATGCTCTCGGACATCCTCCCCACGGGCTTCGAAATCGGGGTGCAGTACGGCCGGGTGAAGCCCGGCGACACGGTGGCCGTTATTGGTGCCGGCCCGGTGGGCCTCGCGGCGATCGCCACCGCCGGGCTCTACGGTGCAGCCACCATCATCGCCGTGGACCTGGACGGGAACCGCCTGGAGAAGTCCCGCGAGTTCGGTGCCACGCATGTGGTCCGGTCCGGCGACGCCGACTGGAAGGAACAGGTGTTGGCCCTGACAGACGGCCAGGGCGTGGACGTAGCCATCGAAGCAGTGGGAATTCCCACCACCTTCAGCATGTGCACGGACATTGTCCGGCCGGGCGGCAACATCGCCAACGTCGGGGTCCATGGCAAGTCCGTTGAACTCCATGTGGAGAACCTCTGGATTCAGAACATCAACATCAGCATGGGACTGGTGAACGCCAACACCACGCCCATGCTGCTGAAGCTCGTGGCCCAGCAGAAGCTGCCTGCGGAAAAATTCGCGACGCACCGCTTCAGTTTCGACCAGTTCCTCGAGGCCTACGACACCTTCGCCCGCGCCGCCGAAACCAGCGCCTTGAAGGTGGTCATCTCGGCATGA
- a CDS encoding HAD-IC family P-type ATPase — MGTAAVPRPSGSDAPAGSGLSTGEVRERTLAGLANGAPEETSRSLWLILRANVLTLFNGIVGGCFLLLLLLGEWRDALFGFAALSNAAIGVVQEYRAKRLLDRLAVLDAPRARVLRDGRVQDVAVADVVMDDVCVLQAGDQVVADAVIIDDDGLELDESVLTGESEPVGKDQGSPVLSGSTVTAGQGRARVVAVGAGSYASRLTAEAKRFSLVNSEIRNSIHRVLRWITWALLPVVAIVTNGQMQARGGWDRAFRSGAWEEAVVGAVGAAIAMIPLGLVLMTSVAFAVGGARLARLNVLVQELAAVEGLARVDVLCIDKTGTLTEGRVVFDDVHDTGLRGTGQELPAGWRQALGWFGADPHANATARCLAPAFAFDDGARPAAVVPFSSARKWSAASFRSPHPAAGTWVLGAPEMVFPGTGPADASADELLLRSRRLASRGLRTLVLAYTPAVPADGLLADGASEDVELPGGLAAATLLTFREKVRPDAAKTLAYFRDQGVEVKILSGDDHRTVTAVAREVGLDVDAGYDARHLPTDPRLLAETLGTFSVFGRVTPAQKRDMVLALQGAGRTVAMTGDGVNDALALKEADIGIAMDTAAPATKAVARLILLDGRFDRLPAVLAEGRQVIANIERVSVLFLSKTTYAVGLSLTFGALLWSYPFLPRQLSATDGLTIGIPAFFLALMANTRRYRPGFLRRSLSLAVPAGIVVTAAVLAVQAYSMSVGGFSAASTRTASVLTLSLAALAVLLTVSRPVTGLRLAVVGAMGAGLVLLMTVPLLTEFFMLEWPPSPLLAASLTAAAAAVLAVLVLGRLHERRFA; from the coding sequence GTGGGCACAGCAGCGGTTCCCCGCCCGTCCGGCTCTGATGCCCCCGCCGGGTCCGGCCTGTCCACCGGGGAGGTCAGGGAGCGGACCCTGGCAGGCCTGGCGAACGGCGCACCGGAGGAAACGAGCCGCAGCCTGTGGCTGATCCTTCGGGCGAACGTGTTGACGTTGTTCAACGGCATCGTTGGCGGCTGCTTCCTGCTGTTGCTGCTGCTGGGCGAGTGGAGGGACGCCCTGTTCGGCTTTGCCGCGCTGAGCAACGCCGCCATCGGCGTTGTCCAGGAGTACCGGGCCAAGAGGCTGCTGGACAGGCTGGCCGTCCTGGACGCTCCCCGGGCACGCGTCCTGCGTGACGGACGGGTCCAGGACGTCGCCGTGGCCGACGTGGTCATGGACGACGTCTGCGTGCTGCAGGCCGGCGACCAGGTTGTAGCTGACGCCGTCATCATCGACGACGACGGCCTGGAGCTGGACGAGTCCGTCCTCACGGGAGAATCCGAACCTGTGGGCAAGGACCAGGGCTCCCCGGTCCTGTCCGGCTCCACCGTCACGGCAGGCCAGGGGCGGGCCCGGGTGGTGGCCGTGGGCGCCGGCTCATACGCCAGCCGGCTCACCGCGGAAGCCAAGCGTTTCTCGTTGGTCAACTCGGAGATCCGCAATTCGATCCACCGCGTCCTGCGCTGGATCACCTGGGCGCTCCTGCCTGTGGTCGCCATCGTCACCAACGGCCAGATGCAGGCCAGGGGCGGCTGGGACCGGGCCTTCCGGAGCGGCGCCTGGGAGGAAGCCGTGGTTGGTGCGGTGGGCGCGGCAATCGCCATGATCCCGCTGGGCCTGGTCCTCATGACCAGCGTGGCGTTCGCCGTGGGCGGCGCACGGCTTGCCCGCCTCAATGTGCTGGTCCAGGAGCTCGCCGCCGTGGAGGGACTGGCGCGCGTGGATGTGCTCTGCATCGATAAGACCGGCACCCTCACGGAGGGCCGGGTGGTCTTCGACGACGTGCACGACACCGGCCTTCGCGGCACCGGCCAGGAGCTTCCCGCGGGATGGCGGCAGGCGCTGGGATGGTTTGGTGCCGATCCCCACGCCAATGCCACCGCCCGGTGCCTGGCACCCGCTTTCGCGTTCGACGACGGCGCCCGCCCGGCCGCCGTCGTCCCCTTCTCCTCCGCCCGGAAGTGGAGCGCCGCCAGTTTCAGATCCCCGCACCCTGCCGCGGGGACCTGGGTGCTGGGTGCCCCCGAGATGGTGTTTCCGGGAACCGGCCCAGCGGACGCGTCCGCGGATGAGCTTCTGCTCCGTTCCCGCCGCCTGGCATCCCGGGGGCTGCGCACCCTCGTACTCGCATACACGCCCGCGGTGCCCGCTGACGGGCTGCTCGCTGACGGGGCGTCAGAGGACGTGGAGCTGCCCGGCGGCCTCGCGGCTGCCACCCTCCTGACATTCCGCGAGAAAGTGCGTCCGGACGCAGCGAAGACCCTCGCCTACTTTCGGGACCAGGGCGTCGAGGTCAAAATCCTCTCGGGCGATGACCACAGGACGGTGACGGCCGTGGCCCGGGAGGTGGGGCTCGACGTCGACGCCGGCTACGATGCCCGGCACCTGCCAACGGACCCGCGGCTCCTGGCCGAAACCCTGGGCACCTTCTCGGTGTTCGGCCGCGTCACGCCCGCGCAAAAGAGGGACATGGTCCTGGCATTGCAGGGCGCGGGGCGCACCGTCGCCATGACCGGCGACGGCGTCAACGACGCCCTGGCATTGAAGGAGGCGGACATCGGCATTGCCATGGACACCGCGGCGCCGGCCACAAAAGCGGTGGCCCGGTTGATCCTCCTGGACGGTCGGTTCGACCGGCTTCCCGCCGTGCTCGCTGAAGGCCGTCAGGTCATCGCCAACATTGAGCGGGTCTCGGTGCTGTTCCTCAGCAAAACAACCTACGCCGTCGGCCTGTCGCTGACCTTTGGAGCCCTGCTGTGGAGCTACCCGTTCCTGCCCCGGCAGCTCTCCGCAACCGACGGGCTCACCATCGGCATCCCTGCCTTCTTCCTGGCGCTGATGGCCAACACCCGGCGCTATCGGCCGGGCTTTCTGCGGCGCTCGCTGTCCCTTGCCGTTCCGGCGGGCATTGTGGTGACGGCGGCGGTCCTGGCCGTGCAGGCCTACTCCATGAGCGTGGGAGGCTTCAGCGCCGCCTCGACCCGGACGGCATCGGTGCTGACGCTGTCCCTGGCGGCGCTCGCCGTCCTGCTGACCGTCAGCCGCCCGGTCACAGGGCTCCGCCTTGCAGTGGTAGGTGCCATGGGTGCCGGGCTTGTCCTGCTGATGACGGTGCCCCTCCTGACGGAGTTCTTTATGCTGGAATGGCCGCCATCCCCGCTGCTGGCCGCCTCCCTCACCGCCGCGGCCGCCGCCGTCCTGGCCGTGCTGGTGCTGGGCCGGCTCCACGAGCGGCGCTTCGCGTAG
- a CDS encoding pyridoxamine 5'-phosphate oxidase family protein — translation MSTSPPESHIENLAPDECWKYLRSSYIGRLAVINGAAPEIFPVNFMVVEETVVFRTAPGTKLRALLKGTAAAFEVDGLNPYGTEVWSVVLKGEPGTFDGDPAALQEAGPDRDPWQPGLKEHLVQIRPAEISGRRFPVTPRTRWWPPQDFSADWL, via the coding sequence ATGAGCACCTCCCCGCCAGAGTCTCACATCGAAAACCTCGCCCCGGACGAGTGCTGGAAATACCTGCGGTCCTCGTACATCGGGAGACTGGCTGTGATCAACGGCGCGGCTCCTGAGATTTTCCCGGTGAATTTCATGGTGGTCGAGGAAACCGTGGTCTTCCGTACGGCGCCCGGGACGAAACTGCGGGCCCTCCTGAAGGGCACCGCCGCGGCCTTCGAGGTGGACGGCCTGAACCCCTATGGAACCGAGGTCTGGAGCGTTGTGCTGAAGGGCGAGCCTGGGACTTTCGACGGCGATCCGGCGGCCCTGCAGGAAGCCGGTCCTGACCGGGACCCCTGGCAGCCGGGCCTCAAGGAACATTTGGTGCAAATCCGTCCGGCCGAAATTTCCGGCCGACGCTTCCCCGTGACGCCGCGCACGCGCTGGTGGCCGCCGCAGGACTTTTCGGCCGACTGGCTCTAA
- a CDS encoding Hsp20/alpha crystallin family protein: protein MADLMKWFDTRRSPVEMIERLFEGDTAASGIRVEEAVEGNTLVVRAELPGIDPEKDVNVSIVDGALEIKAERREQSEQKGKDSYRSEFRYGSFVRRVALPDGVKPDDITASYKDGVLEVRTPVPAKSQEAPARKIEITRG from the coding sequence ATGGCTGATTTGATGAAGTGGTTCGACACCCGGCGGTCCCCCGTCGAAATGATCGAGAGGCTTTTTGAAGGAGATACTGCGGCATCGGGCATCCGGGTCGAAGAAGCTGTTGAAGGGAACACGCTGGTTGTCCGCGCTGAACTGCCGGGCATCGATCCGGAGAAGGACGTCAACGTTTCCATCGTGGACGGGGCCCTGGAAATCAAGGCCGAGCGCAGGGAACAATCCGAGCAAAAGGGAAAGGACAGTTACCGGTCCGAGTTCCGGTACGGTTCGTTCGTCCGGAGGGTGGCATTGCCTGACGGTGTCAAGCCGGACGACATCACCGCCTCCTACAAGGACGGCGTGCTTGAGGTCCGCACCCCCGTACCGGCCAAGTCGCAGGAAGCCCCCGCACGGAAGATCGAGATCACCCGCGGCTGA
- a CDS encoding ATP-dependent 6-phosphofructokinase: protein MTRLGILTSGGDCPGINAVIRGAVLRGVITYGYEFVGFRDGWRGVLDRDFVPLPRHAVRGLSRLGGTVLGTSRTNPLRDGSPETLRRSLEELGVDGLVAIGGEGTLAAARELSDAGINVVGVPKTIDNDLDATDVTFGFDTAVQTATEAIDRLRTTGESHHRCMIAEVMGRNAGWIALHAGMASGAHAILIPEQRVTLEQVARWVQSAYHRGRAPLVVVAEAFVPAGREAPYSPRGLDTFGRPRLGGIGVLLEQELQHMTGIETRATVLGHIQRGGAPTAADRVLATRLGMAATASAAEGRWGTMVSLRGTNIVNVGFEAALGRLKTVPEDRYLEAAVLFG, encoded by the coding sequence GTGACCCGCCTGGGCATTCTGACCAGCGGTGGGGACTGTCCCGGAATCAACGCCGTGATCCGTGGCGCCGTCCTGCGGGGAGTCATTACCTACGGCTACGAGTTCGTCGGGTTCCGCGACGGCTGGCGCGGGGTGCTTGACCGGGATTTTGTCCCGCTGCCCCGCCATGCTGTGCGGGGGTTGTCCCGCCTGGGCGGAACCGTGCTCGGCACGTCGCGGACCAACCCGCTCAGGGATGGCAGCCCGGAAACGTTGCGCCGGAGCCTTGAAGAACTGGGTGTGGACGGCCTGGTGGCCATCGGGGGAGAAGGGACGCTGGCGGCGGCGCGGGAACTCTCCGACGCGGGGATCAACGTTGTGGGCGTTCCTAAAACCATTGACAACGACCTTGACGCCACCGACGTCACGTTTGGGTTCGACACGGCGGTCCAGACAGCCACCGAGGCGATCGACCGGCTGCGGACCACCGGCGAGTCACATCACCGGTGCATGATAGCTGAGGTGATGGGCCGGAACGCCGGCTGGATTGCGCTGCACGCGGGGATGGCGTCAGGCGCCCACGCCATCCTCATCCCGGAGCAGAGAGTCACCTTGGAGCAGGTCGCCCGGTGGGTGCAGTCCGCCTACCACCGCGGGCGGGCCCCACTGGTGGTGGTTGCCGAGGCGTTCGTCCCTGCGGGCCGCGAAGCGCCCTATTCGCCGCGCGGGCTTGATACTTTCGGCCGGCCCCGGCTGGGCGGGATCGGAGTTTTGCTGGAACAGGAACTGCAGCACATGACGGGGATTGAGACCAGGGCCACCGTCCTGGGGCACATCCAGCGCGGTGGCGCCCCGACTGCCGCAGACAGGGTGCTTGCGACGAGGTTGGGAATGGCGGCCACGGCGTCGGCGGCGGAGGGCCGCTGGGGGACAATGGTCTCCCTGCGCGGCACCAACATTGTCAATGTGGGCTTCGAAGCCGCCCTTGGCCGGCTCAAAACCGTGCCAGAGGACCGCTACCTGGAGGCAGCGGTCCTCTTCGGTTGA
- the ppsA gene encoding phosphoenolpyruvate synthase: MADTTAITGVHVMWFDEVGMGDVPAVGGKNASLGELTRSLLSSGVRVPEGFATTAAAYRAFVAANGLEGQIRTSIENYRAGRATLREAGEAIRELILEGQFPPDIAATIREHYRALCERTGQARASVAVRSSATAEDLPDASFAGQQETFLNISGERELLEACRRCYASLFTDRAISYREIKGFDHLEVALSVGVQRMVRSDIGASGVMFSIDTESGFPRSVLISAAWGLGETVVQGSINPDKYQVFKPLLADPELTPIIEKTMGAKERKMVYSRGGHARTRTVDTSDQERRSFVLTDAETVRLARWAVAVEDHYGRPMDMEWAKDGATGELFMVQARPETVQARRSGSVFSVYHLRESGRLLAEGAAIGGSIAHGLACVVRDAKDIDDFRDGSILVTRMTDPDWVPIMQRAAGIVTDHGGPTSHAAIVSRELGVPAVVGTGNGTSVLENGQPITLSCAGGEDGQVYAGTLAFDVEQVDLGALPETRTAVMVNIASPSAAFQWWRLPAAGVGLARMEFIISNLIRIHPMALVHPERVRDPGEAGRIREITHGYPDLQEYFVDVLATGIGKIAAPYHPNPVIVRLSDFKSNEYGHLIGGGSFEVAEENPMLGFRGASRYYNERYREGFALECRALKRVREDLGFTNVIIMVPFCRTPHEAGLVIKEMAANGLVRGEQGLKVYMMCEIPSNVILASEFAGLFDGFSIGSNDLTQLVLGVDRDSEQLAGLFDERDEAVTSMIGQVIDRAHAAGIKVGICGQGPSNHADFAEFLVRAGIDSISLNPDTFLKTVPVIAAAEKSAS, from the coding sequence ATGGCTGATACGACGGCGATAACTGGCGTTCATGTGATGTGGTTCGATGAAGTGGGGATGGGCGACGTGCCGGCCGTAGGCGGCAAAAACGCGTCGCTGGGTGAACTGACCCGCTCCCTGCTGAGTTCCGGCGTCCGGGTTCCGGAGGGCTTCGCCACCACCGCCGCAGCGTACCGTGCCTTTGTGGCCGCGAACGGCCTCGAGGGGCAAATACGCACCTCGATTGAGAACTACCGTGCGGGCCGCGCAACCCTGCGGGAGGCGGGGGAGGCCATCCGGGAGCTCATTCTCGAAGGCCAGTTCCCGCCCGACATCGCCGCCACCATCCGGGAACACTACAGGGCACTGTGCGAACGCACCGGCCAGGCCAGGGCGTCGGTGGCTGTGCGCAGCAGCGCCACCGCCGAGGACCTTCCGGACGCGAGTTTCGCCGGCCAACAGGAAACATTCCTGAACATTTCCGGGGAACGGGAGCTCCTGGAAGCCTGCAGGCGCTGCTACGCCTCCCTGTTTACTGACCGGGCCATCTCGTACCGGGAAATCAAGGGGTTCGACCACCTGGAGGTGGCACTGTCCGTCGGGGTGCAGCGGATGGTGCGCTCAGACATTGGCGCGTCCGGGGTGATGTTTTCGATCGACACAGAGTCCGGGTTCCCCCGCAGTGTCCTGATCAGTGCTGCGTGGGGACTGGGCGAAACAGTGGTTCAGGGAAGCATCAATCCGGACAAGTACCAGGTGTTCAAGCCGTTGCTGGCTGATCCGGAACTGACGCCGATCATCGAAAAGACCATGGGAGCCAAGGAACGCAAGATGGTCTACAGCCGCGGCGGCCATGCGCGGACCAGGACGGTGGATACCTCGGACCAGGAACGCCGGTCCTTCGTCCTGACCGATGCCGAGACGGTGCGGCTGGCCCGCTGGGCTGTGGCGGTGGAGGACCACTACGGCCGTCCGATGGACATGGAGTGGGCCAAGGACGGCGCCACCGGGGAACTGTTTATGGTCCAGGCCCGGCCCGAAACTGTCCAGGCGAGGCGCAGCGGCTCAGTGTTCAGCGTCTACCACCTTCGCGAGTCGGGGCGGCTGCTGGCGGAAGGCGCGGCGATCGGCGGATCGATCGCGCACGGCCTCGCCTGCGTGGTGCGGGACGCCAAAGACATCGATGATTTCCGGGACGGCTCCATCCTGGTCACCCGCATGACCGACCCTGACTGGGTTCCCATCATGCAGCGGGCCGCCGGCATTGTTACTGACCACGGCGGCCCCACCAGCCACGCCGCCATCGTCAGCAGGGAACTGGGTGTCCCCGCCGTCGTCGGCACCGGGAACGGCACCTCGGTGCTCGAGAACGGCCAACCCATCACGCTTTCCTGCGCCGGGGGAGAGGATGGGCAGGTCTACGCCGGCACCCTGGCGTTCGACGTGGAGCAGGTTGACCTGGGGGCGCTGCCGGAGACGCGGACTGCTGTGATGGTCAACATCGCCAGTCCCTCAGCCGCCTTCCAATGGTGGCGCCTGCCGGCGGCGGGCGTGGGCTTGGCGAGGATGGAATTTATCATCAGTAACCTCATCCGGATCCATCCCATGGCCCTGGTCCACCCGGAACGGGTACGGGATCCCGGCGAGGCCGGGCGCATCAGGGAGATCACGCACGGCTATCCGGACCTGCAGGAGTACTTCGTTGATGTGCTGGCAACGGGCATCGGAAAAATTGCCGCGCCCTATCACCCGAACCCGGTGATTGTCAGGCTCAGCGACTTCAAGAGCAACGAGTACGGCCACCTGATTGGCGGCGGCTCCTTCGAAGTTGCCGAGGAGAACCCTATGCTGGGCTTTCGCGGGGCCTCGCGCTACTACAACGAGCGCTACCGCGAAGGGTTCGCCCTGGAGTGCCGCGCGCTGAAGCGGGTGCGGGAGGACCTCGGGTTTACGAACGTCATCATTATGGTCCCGTTCTGCCGGACACCCCACGAGGCCGGCCTGGTGATCAAGGAGATGGCGGCAAACGGCCTGGTCCGCGGCGAGCAAGGCCTGAAGGTGTACATGATGTGCGAGATTCCCTCCAACGTCATCCTTGCCTCGGAGTTCGCCGGCCTCTTTGACGGTTTCTCCATCGGATCCAATGACCTGACCCAGCTTGTCCTCGGGGTGGACCGGGACTCAGAGCAGCTGGCGGGACTGTTCGATGAGAGGGACGAAGCCGTGACATCGATGATCGGCCAGGTCATCGACCGGGCTCACGCGGCCGGTATCAAGGTGGGGATCTGCGGGCAGGGTCCGAGCAACCACGCCGATTTCGCGGAGTTCCTGGTGAGGGCCGGCATCGATTCGATTTCGCTCAACCCGGACACTTTCCTCAAAACCGTCCCGGTGATCGCGGCCGCAGAGAAATCCGCTTCGTGA